The Lewinellaceae bacterium nucleotide sequence CCTCTAAAACCAACGGTACACTGTGGGGTGCCGGAACAAATTACGCCAACCTTATGCTTGCCGGCCCAGGGATCACCTCTCAAAACACATTTAACCAGGTTGGGAATGATTCCGACTGGGCGACTTTTGATGTAGGGGGCCATTTTCTAGGGATAAAAACCGGTGGCACTCTCTGGGCCTGGGGCAACAATTTTTACCAGGAAATTGGGAATGGAACTGTCATAAACCAGGAGTTTCCTATCCAAATCGGAACCGACACCCAATGGGAAAAGGTTTACGCAAAATCCGACGGATCCTTTGCCATTAAAACCGACAAAACCCTTTTCGCCTGGGGGCAAAACCTGGCAGGAGAACTGGGACTGGGAACCTCCGGAAGTAATCAGGGCTTCCCCGTTCAGGTTAACAACGCCCAATGGGAAATGGCGGAATTCGGGTATGAACATTCTTTTGGCATCCAAACAGACAAAAGCCTGTGGACCACCGGGCCTAATACACAAGGAGAGCTGGGTCTTGGTTTCCAGGATTTCAACATTCTGACGACATTCACCCCCTCTATCCCGGTGATAACTTATACGGTCTCGCAACTTCCAGTAGCAGGCACCCCTGTGTCAGTAGGCATTAATTCCGTTACCATTACATTGACGGATAGCAACGGAAATCAATCCGATTGTACTTTTGACCTTATCGTGACAGACCAGGATGACCCTGTCCTTGTTTGTAAAAGTACACTCCAGGTCGCTTTACCTGCAATCGGATTCATTGATTTAAACCCAGAGGATCTTCTGGATTTTTATGAAGATAACTGCAGCGCTTTAAACCTGTCAGTCGATCCCGTTTTTTTGGATTGTCAATCCATCGGCATCCCCATTCCAGTAACCGTCACGGCTACGGATCTCAGTGGAAACAGCAGTTTTTGCTGGTCCGAAATAACCATAGTTGATCAATTACCCCCCGTGATCATTTGTCCTGAAGACATCACTGTTCTGATTTCCTGTGAAGAGACTGAGGGTTTCGCAGATTTTGCCCCTCCTGTGGTTACAGATAATTGCACCGTGGGCTACAGCTGCAGCCATAACCCGGGATTTTTTCCTTTGGGTAACACAACCGTCACCTGTACTGCTACGGATAACGCAGGCAACCTGTCTTCCTGTTCATTTGCTGTAGAAGTTATACCGGATCCCGATCAACCACTATCTATCGTATGTCCTGGGGAAATTCATATTCCCCTCGACGACATGTGCCAGGGCGTGGTGCCGGACCTTTTTCAATTTCTCGTGGATATTTCAGGAGGTTGTTCGGCATTGATACTAACCCAATTTCCTCCTGAAGGTACGATCCTTAATCCCGGGGAGGTGGTGGTAGCACAGTTATCCGTCATCGACGAAATCGGTCAAAATGATTTCTGTCAGTTCCTGCTGACCGTGGCCCCTGACCTACCGCCCGTTTTTGTCACCCTGCCGGATCCCATTGATGACATCCAATGTCAGGATGCCCTTCCAGAGGTGCAAAACCTTGAAGCAACGGACGACTGTTCCGTTCCTTCAGTAACTTACGAAGTCACCTTTTTACCTGATTTTACAGATTATTGCTCTCCTTACACCGTTACCTATACCTGGACGGCCACTGACTGGCTTACAGCGGACTTCATTTCAGTAAGCCAGTCCTTTCAGATTTTACCAGATACCCAACCCCCAGTTTTCGATCAACTTCCCGGCCTGATTGGAGATGTACATTGCAATGAACCGCTTCCTGCTCAGGAAATCCTCACTGCAACGGATAATTGCAGTAATGCCAATGTCACATCCTCCGTGGATCCCTATACGGTAGATAACCTGAATCCCTATACGATCATTTACCGCTGGAGAGCAGAAGACGATTGCGGAAACGCCACGGAAGAAATCAGAAGTTTCCAGGTCATCCCGGACAATACCCCGCCGGAGATCATCTGTCCCGATGACATGGTTATCAACGCTGGACCAGGCGAAACAGGAATGATCATTCTCTTTGCTGCCCCGGTGGTCAACGACAACTGCCTCACCTCATGGGATTGCGATCATGCCAGCGGAGATTTTTTCGAATGTGGTCTGACCATGGTGAATTGCACAGGCTATGACCTTTCAGGAAACACCAATGAATGCAGTTTTTCCATACAAGTTATTTGCAATATGGATTGTGAACCAAAACTGGCCTGCCCGGAAGACATTGAAGTAATATGCCCCGGAGTTTTGGATCTACCGCCGCCCCTGCTTATCGACAGTTGCGGAATGGATGAGATCCGCTGCACCCGCGGGGACGGACTTGAATTTGAGGATCCTTTTGATTTAGGAACCACCGTGATCAATTGTACCGTCACGACTACCGAAGGAATAACGGACAGTTGTAATTACCTGGTTACCGTTTTAACACCTGACGATGTCCTGACAATCATCTGTCCTGATGATCAAACGATTTCCGTTCCTTTTGGGGTTCAAAATACAGTGGTCAACAATCTGTCACCATTGGCGATCTTCGGAGGCGTGCCTCCCTATTCGGTCTTTTATACGCTTAATGGAGCCACCAGTGACAATGGTGTTATTGACGCCAGCGGATCGATCCTGAATGTCGGAGAAACCATCCTGACTTACCTTGTTGAAGACGCTTGCGGAACCACTCGATCATGCCAATCAACCATCGCGGTTGATGTAACGGAAACAGGCTGTGAAAACCTAACCATGGAAGCCGTCAATCTTCAGGAAGAGACAGAAAATTGTTGCTGGCAACTCAATTACAATAATCAATCCGTGCCAGATCTGGCCGGTATAAGGATTACGGCGCTCAACGGAACAGACCTGTTATACGACCCTGCTGATATCCATCCCGGCTTATTTGACATTGTCAATTCTCCTGGTTCGGTTACCCTCGTGTCTTCCAGTGGACCAGGTAACCCGATTCCGACAGGTCAGGTGGATGATTTTTTTCGTTTCTGCCTGACGGGGATGAGTTCCGAATCCCAGCAGATCCTGATCGAATGGCTTGATACTGATTACCAGGTAGCCTGTGACACTCTTTTTGAAGCCCATTGTCTTCCTGAACCGGATGACTGCCTATACATCATTCAGGACAGCGTTTATTGTGTCGGAGATCTGATCCACTATGCTGCGACTTTTAAAAACCCTTTGAGCTGCAACTTCGCGGTCAGTAAAATCGTAATAGACGTAACAGTGCCCAGTACGGGAGCACCCATCACCCAGGTCATTTTTCCTGTTCCGGCCATACAACCGGGAGATACGTACGATTATATTTTTGTGATCAATGACCCTTCT carries:
- a CDS encoding HYR domain-containing protein, whose amino-acid sequence is MKTIFTLLLPLAALVFFHPGYLFQPKISDRPSPGFVTSGHIKNDYGASFPHVTGMLTGIENNTPITFIALINQGVCQGDQICFPITTTGFEDIEAFQFSLNYDPDVLHFNQTMNFNLPGMTAANFGTPQEGYITAAWFDDNVQGITVPDGSTLFEICLEIVGSPGASSAIIISSMPTSIEVVNNQMEIVDFSTVDGQISVSGPSCPADIEVSAQPGMCGANVMWVVPDSLDNCGNSWTLSSSYQPGDYFPPGTTEVSYTGSGSNGLSFICSFTIIVTGENSFFINDCPDNITIATTPGMCNAIMPELTDSISVDSCFYLKKWKDIGGGYRFSAGIQEDGSLWTWGDNEFGQLGDGTFSDHNSPQQMGNDDWKEVSCGLNFTVALKTDGTLWSWGVNNFGQLGLGNFNDSNTPQQIGTSDQWKDIKTGQNHCLGLQNDGTLWAWGENMAGQLGLGDAISRTLPQQIGSDNDWNVIAAGEQASMASKTNGTLWGAGTNYANLMLAGPGITSQNTFNQVGNDSDWATFDVGGHFLGIKTGGTLWAWGNNFYQEIGNGTVINQEFPIQIGTDTQWEKVYAKSDGSFAIKTDKTLFAWGQNLAGELGLGTSGSNQGFPVQVNNAQWEMAEFGYEHSFGIQTDKSLWTTGPNTQGELGLGFQDFNILTTFTPSIPVITYTVSQLPVAGTPVSVGINSVTITLTDSNGNQSDCTFDLIVTDQDDPVLVCKSTLQVALPAIGFIDLNPEDLLDFYEDNCSALNLSVDPVFLDCQSIGIPIPVTVTATDLSGNSSFCWSEITIVDQLPPVIICPEDITVLISCEETEGFADFAPPVVTDNCTVGYSCSHNPGFFPLGNTTVTCTATDNAGNLSSCSFAVEVIPDPDQPLSIVCPGEIHIPLDDMCQGVVPDLFQFLVDISGGCSALILTQFPPEGTILNPGEVVVAQLSVIDEIGQNDFCQFLLTVAPDLPPVFVTLPDPIDDIQCQDALPEVQNLEATDDCSVPSVTYEVTFLPDFTDYCSPYTVTYTWTATDWLTADFISVSQSFQILPDTQPPVFDQLPGLIGDVHCNEPLPAQEILTATDNCSNANVTSSVDPYTVDNLNPYTIIYRWRAEDDCGNATEEIRSFQVIPDNTPPEIICPDDMVINAGPGETGMIILFAAPVVNDNCLTSWDCDHASGDFFECGLTMVNCTGYDLSGNTNECSFSIQVICNMDCEPKLACPEDIEVICPGVLDLPPPLLIDSCGMDEIRCTRGDGLEFEDPFDLGTTVINCTVTTTEGITDSCNYLVTVLTPDDVLTIICPDDQTISVPFGVQNTVVNNLSPLAIFGGVPPYSVFYTLNGATSDNGVIDASGSILNVGETILTYLVEDACGTTRSCQSTIAVDVTETGCENLTMEAVNLQEETENCCWQLNYNNQSVPDLAGIRITALNGTDLLYDPADIHPGLFDIVNSPGSVTLVSSSGPGNPIPTGQVDDFFRFCLTGMSSESQQILIEWLDTDYQVACDTLFEAHCLPEPDDCLYIIQDSVYCVGDLIHYAATFKNPLSCNFAVSKIVIDVTVPSTGAPITQVIFPVPAIQPGDTYDYIFVINDPSFGGEEICFNIVAHDALDPLNCCSPDLPHCITLPKCEPCEFVSIDYELQDSTALDSCCYTLSISNNYQTNFFESIMVEILNPGVSFSNVTYPLSTGFLNTHNAAFSKLTWTHPNGFIPIYTGKLMDFCLNNITTTAPVLVSVHWMQGDSVVCADTIRIVCHDCFILDPETEVNCDANKDYVFTLNFQNISGNPINKIKIVEDPSHNFISDDIIDLGGIFNPGDHVGPVNIPINGDAGPGEYCFKISLKLEIEDSLSMDCCYLEHCEWLPDCDSLCCFYPLDYQIALDSGFDYEVNCQEHSVTAVPNGTNFCDQVEWTFRKLGQNQSIGGITFGTSPVTFNLPEIGVYRLCMNIIRQGPEGEECFPDEGFQVCRLIFVSCPELCINENLIDPDYSCPNLNFKVCGCDGITYQNACVAEHYYGVTTWTPGVCNVISFAIPEIPGEPLLLTNPVEEILKISWEGTRLSTIHIYNLHGQLMETPPPDPDNDGFAQTDVSHLPPGLYLLQVRNENGNIRTEKFVKM